In Osmerus eperlanus chromosome 4, fOsmEpe2.1, whole genome shotgun sequence, the sequence TTCCCAGTTAGATTCAACTTTGTTTTCGGTTAACTAAATTTATTTTCAGTCTCATCATACAGTAAGACATACAGTATAACCTGGCAGTTCAATGATTCAACATTGCTAAGCCTCCAATTCACTCAAGCTTGGACTTTCGTCCTTTTAATAAACCTCTGACCAAACATCGACAGGAAAGCCAGACCAAAGTAAGCACAAGCAGAAGAGAACCCAGCAGCAGTGCCAACACGTCTACGTTGTGATAAACGTACCAAGGCATCTTATAGGACTCAGTACGCAGGTGTGCCGCCCCTTTATGTCTCATAACAAACTCTACCCAGAAGGTGGCGCTGTCCATTGGCTGGATGGGTCGATCATGGTGCAGCTGGGACAGCTTACGCATGTTCTCCCTGTACGGCTTCCTTTCATCCAGGATGTTCATCAGAGCGAGAGTTAGAGACTCTACCTCCAACGTGGTCACTTCAACAACCTCTCCGACGCCCCTATGCTTCAGACGCATCACGTTGTCAAACTGGTCGAAGATGAGGGGGATTCCCAGCACGGGGACGCCGTGGTAGATGGCCTCGTAGATTCCGTTTGTGCCGCCATGTGAGACGAACATCTTCGTCTGAGGGTGGCCCAGCAGGTCGTTCTGAGGCAGCCATTCAACCAGCAATGTGTTGTTCCCCAGTGAAgctggcctctctcccaggtgtcTCCACACCACCTTTTGAGGCAGACGGGCGAACGCAGAAGCAATGACCTCCGACCTCTCAGGGCCCAGACCACCCAGAAAAGTCCCGAATGTCATAACCACCACCCCGTGTTCTCCAGAGCTCCTCACAAACTCCTCCAAGTCTGCAGGGAGGGGCTTGGAGGGCTTACACTGGAAGCCACCGATGTAGATTACGTTGGGCATGGTGGGGCGAGGGAACTCAAAGACAAAGTCCACGCGCATCAGCCAGAGATCCGCTCCTTGAATGAGTGACATGACATCCACACCAGGGCCTAAGTACTTATCACACACAGTCTGGTAGGGAGGTCCGGCGACTATGTGGTACAAGTAGAGACTGAGGCCATGGTAGAGGTGGTTATACAGCCTCTGGACAAAGTCCATTCTGTCTGTGTTGCGGGAGAACAGTTGGGGgatgtaagagagaggagagggagctaTGGAAAAGTGTCCTTCTCCACTGGGCATCCAGCGGACGTTCAGCACCAAGGGCAGCTGGAGATGTCGGGCCAACAGGACCCCAACAGGGAACACTGGGTCGGTCAGAACCAGGTCAAACTCCGCCTccctcagctccctcatcagagTCTGATTCTCAAACATGGCAGCAGCCATCTGGACCAGTGTGTTGTGGTTCTGCCGGATCATGCTGAAGAGGTGGTTGTAGATGGCCAGGAAGGCCCAGGGGGTTCCCTCGCCACGGCGGAGCTCCAAACTCCTCATCAGGAAGTTAGCCATAAACGTTTCACTCTCAATGACCTGGGGCTCCTGCAGAGGGATAGTGATGGAGGTGTAGTGGGGGGACATCTCTGTCACGTACCAGCTGGTGGAAGAGCGCACCACAGTGACCTGGTGACCCCGAGCATGCAGAGCCTCCACCAGCAGACGCATGTTCAGCCAGTGACTCCCGTCTACGGGGTAGACAAGAATTCGGCCTGCGTTGCTGGAGGACAACACCACCAGGATCATCAGGACAGTGGCCTGCACACTGAATGACCCCATTACTGTAGAAAGATAGCAGGCAAAAGTATGTACTACAGTTATTTTCAACACAAGACACTGCCCAGGGTGTAGATTATTGGTATTGTAGTTAAGTAGGAACTGCAATTTAATTACGTGGAACTATGAGTGCTAGACAAAGGTTTTGACATATCCACCTCAGCCTCTACTGAAATCCTAAAACTGACATTCGGCAATAATGCACAACCTTGAGTGTGATATTTCTACAGATGTCTACTTGCTGTTCTACAAGTGCAATTTATTAGCTTACATAGCAACAACGGATTATGATTTTGAATAATGTAAATCATTCATTTGGCTCCTCTAACTCAAAATTAGTGCACAACTTTGCTGGACTGTTGCCAAGCAGCACATTTGTTTTCCTGCACATAAACAACTAATGCCATTTACTTTGTATAGATGGATAATGGTTGTTAATGTAAGCAGAGTGATACACCTAGACTTATAAGTGCTAGTAATGTAattacgggagtcaggtggctgagcggttaggaaagtgggctagtaatctgaaggttgccagttcgattcccggctgtgccaaatgacgttgtgtccttggacaaggcacttcaccctacttgcctcggggagaatgtccctgtacttactgtaagtcgctctggataagagcgtctgctaaatgactaaatgtaaaattgtAATGTTATAGCTAACTATCAGCACTCTTGTCCAATCAAAATATTTGGTCGGAACTAAATGTTGTTTAAGGTTTACAGCACACAGTAAAAAATTATGGTAAAGTGTTGTTGAATCATGCAATGACTCATCAACAATTTGAAACAAATGCAATGGCAAAAGCAGATTGTATTATTAAAAGATTATtatcaaataaaaaatgtgttacATTTGTTGTCAGTTGTCAGTTGACAGTAAAAAGTCCTTAGTAAATCAGTCCTCACCTCTGAAATCCCAGGCTCTGTCTTTTTTCCAATCAGAGCAGAAATCCAACTGAATCCGTATGCATCCAGCAGGACCGTTTCACTGATATGAAGTCAATCATTCATGTGGTATTGAATATGTTACCTCTTTAGGCAGCCTAGGAAAGCTGTACCATCACACTTTGTTGACAGCAAATGTGTGCAGTCTTGTGGAAATGTCCCCACAGCCAGTGTATTTCTGTTAATATATACACAAGGTGAGCACCAGGGCTTCGAACATTCATTAATTCTCTTTGTCACAAGTTAATCACATCTGGATTAACAGTGGTCTTCACTACATGAGTTAATCACATCAATAGCAACAATGGTCAGAATAGAGTGTCAAACTACAGTGTCGTAAAGACATTGATCTGTCTACAGAACAACATCTCaaaccaccaccacaccagTAATTTCAAAAATGTCTTCTCAGCATTTCTGTAATGTTCCTTCCCTCACCTAGCCTCTGCTCATCACAATTCTACAATCAAACAcaacaaaatgttttttatAAAATGTAAATAGTGAGTAGGGTGCAGCTCGTttcatcacaacacacacaatgcatCCAAGAAGCCTATTGTGATTAGGTTgacatttattttatattatttgagGTTCCTATAGTGTCATCTTTAGAAATGATTCTTTTGAAAAGTTAAACGTGGAATTTTAAAAGCAGAGTGATAATGATGTGTGTGGTTTGCAATGCAAAGTCAAAGCATTCACCCTGCCAAACTAAACCACCAAAGTGCCTTCTTAACACCATTATACAGTTACTGGACTCATCTCAAGGTAGAATTACAACCTCTTTTGGGGCCTCACATGAAGAATGTGACTAAGGTATGTCAGTTGTCCCTGTGAACCACAGTGTGCTGTCCAGGGATACGTAAGTCCATGTACGCTAACTATAGACTTACCCAAAGGGCACGCTCTTCTGTGAAATCATTTAGTTTGTGAAGTATTTTTAGGGCAGCTCTTAAGCAAAAACAAAATCTCCGAACATAAAAGAATGTGTGCACACATTTCCTTCACAAGTCCAAATAAGATTGCGCACAGTACTACTCATACTCCAGGTTACCCTCTAATGACTGGGTACATGGTTGTCAATGTACCTGATCTCACATGTGGGTGATAAGTGGAGGAGTAGTCTGAAGGTTAAACCCTCTTTATGATATTTGGTCTTGTTAACCACTGCCCCTACACTCCCCTGCCTGGATCACGTGTATTGTGAACCCAGAACTTGGCAAACATTAAAGGGCAAGTCCAGGCTATCATATGTCCATGTGTCCAGCGGGAAGGAGGGGGCCTGGAGAGTTCCTTAGCGGAGGGGGTTCGGTTAAATTAATAAAGAGCAAAGGCTTCCTGTTTGCACCGGCTGCCTTCAGTTCAGACGGTGGACTCTCCTCTCTCAGACAGGACGCAAGAAAAACACTGCCGCCCCAGATGGAGTATGTGAGGCGTCGCAGGTGTGACAGCGCAGGTGAGGCCACCGGCGACCCAGCAGGACCAGGGGGAcgggagagataaagggagaagCTGGTATATTTACTTTTGGGTATCAGTGCAGTGTTTTGCCGTTTACACAGTAGCACATGTTGTCAACAGACATGTGGCTGCACATGCATGCAGCACATGTTGTCAACAGACGTGGCTGCACAGGCATGCATCACAGGGTATAAATAACCCTGCTGGCTGGACTAGTGTTTGTTGCACAGAATGCAATGGCCTCAGAGTTCAGCAGTTTTAAGTAGAACTTcggaaaagaagaaaagaatgaaattaGTCTTGTGGCATGTTAGATTTGCATCAGCTTTGGGTGGAAACTATTTTATGATGTGCAACGTTTATGGACAGCATGGCAAGGTAGCCATGATGTCTGTGAATGAAGGCAGTCTGAAAGTGTCGGTCTGTTACTGGTCTAGTTGCCCAGCCAGCACGTTCTACAGAAACATGGATGTCAAGTTGACTCTTTCAGTAATCTAGAACTGGGTCCTTGGGATATTTGATTGTTGTTCATTCTTGCTGAATAAACTCAAGAAACCAACTGTTAAATGTCAagcctttttccccattctggACCATTTGACTTGCTTGTATTTTTCTAATATCTGCCAGCTCTGAAAGGAGATTGCCAGATACGTAgaaccacagagacacagacagattgcCAGTGAAGGGGGTtttagtgtgttgtgtgtgcgtaagcCTTCTTGGCCAATTTATTTTGGAAAGTCGGTCTGAATTCCTGCCAGGCCCAACCCTGAAGAGGATACTGCAGGATGTTCCCAGTCTACCATCAAAAGGATGGTATGTTCCACTACTATGGGGCTCTACCCAAAAAAGAAATAGCGGTCATTACTGCCCCTTCTAACAAACACTGGTGAATATCAGGTTTCCTTTAAACAACAATTTCAACCATTATGTTTTACATCACATGACTGTAGAATGCTGAAAAACAAATGTGACCCTAGGGTGCAGTTACTGTAGTAAGTCAGTGACAGCTGGTTTAAGGTCTGATTTTTTGACACATAAATATAGAATGTTTGGTTGTGTTATGTCATCATGACTCCGTCCCCGAGTGTCACAGCAGAGGCCAGTCAGCTGTCACTCCATCAAGCAATTTTGAACTTAAAATGATCATCAGTGCATTTGTGAATACAGTCCATATCATAATTGTCCCAATGTCGAATTGCATCATAAATTATATTAATTTATGGACTTAGTGTTCACAATATTGGTATATTGATGACACTGGTATATTTCTTACATCTCATGTCGTACCTCAACCGTGTAATATGGTGCCATGAGATACAACACTCATGTCTTAAAAGGCTATTGGGCCCTTAATGCTTTAATCTTGTTAATGCCTTATTACCaacctcacacagacagacaggacctggGAAGAACTGGATTATATAAAACACACTAATGCTTCAAATAACCATTGATCGTCTTCATGTGCTGATTAGT encodes:
- the LOC134018671 gene encoding UDP-glucuronosyltransferase 2A1-like, encoding MGSFSVQATVLMILVVLSSSNAGRILVYPVDGSHWLNMRLLVEALHARGHQVTVVRSSTSWYVTEMSPHYTSITIPLQEPQVIESETFMANFLMRSLELRRGEGTPWAFLAIYNHLFSMIRQNHNTLVQMAAAMFENQTLMRELREAEFDLVLTDPVFPVGVLLARHLQLPLVLNVRWMPSGEGHFSIAPSPLSYIPQLFSRNTDRMDFVQRLYNHLYHGLSLYLYHIVAGPPYQTVCDKYLGPGVDVMSLIQGADLWLMRVDFVFEFPRPTMPNVIYIGGFQCKPSKPLPADLEEFVRSSGEHGVVVMTFGTFLGGLGPERSEVIASAFARLPQKVVWRHLGERPASLGNNTLLVEWLPQNDLLGHPQTKMFVSHGGTNGIYEAIYHGVPVLGIPLIFDQFDNVMRLKHRGVGEVVEVTTLEVESLTLALMNILDERKPYRENMRKLSQLHHDRPIQPMDSATFWVEFVMRHKGAAHLRTESYKMPWYVYHNVDVLALLLGSLLLVLTLVWLSCRCLVRGLLKGRKSKLE